TTCTAATTCTGGTAAATAAGAATTTCGAATACGATTGCGAAAATAATGATTTTCCTTATTTGATGTATCTTCAAAGTGAAAAATTGGTGGAAAGTCTTTTTTCTGAAAATGCAAGAAGGGCCGAATGATTTCTATCTCTCCGACTACTTGCTTCTCCTTAATTCCTGATATATAGCGCAAACGAGTACCTCGAATCAAACGCATTAAAATCGTTTCCACCTGATCATCCGCATGGTGGGCAGTGACTAAGGCTGTCGCACCTGTCTTTTTCATGACCTCTTGAAAAAAATCATAACGAAAATGTCGAGCACGAGCTTCTGAAAATTCACCTAAAAAATTGCTGATATAAATAGGAAGCTCTGCTTCAGCAGCCAACTTCCTTAATTCCTTTTCTTCCCAATCTGATTCTACTCTCTGCTTATGATTCACATGGGCTAGAATCAATTCAATTTCTAACTCTTTTTGATAAGTAGATAATACCTTAAATAGAAACATAGAATCTAACCCACCAGAAAGAGCTAGCACCACCTTAGTATGCTTTTTGAAATATCCCTTCTTGAGAAAATGATTTAAAAAATCTTGTTCCCTCATTTTAGAACCTCATAAACATCCTTGGATATCTGAGAAATTGTATCATAATCAGAATTCTTAGTGAAAATAGAAAGAATAAATGGAGAATCTGCGTAGACAACACCCGTATCATGCTTAAATTCGTCCGCATCCCCAATTTTATGAGCTACCTTCACAGAAACACCTTTGGCAATTCGCTGATTATCAAAATCTGTTTTAGTCAAAGACTCTAGCACAAATCCATTTTGATTATAAATAGCTTCCATGACCTTCCCGGCCATCTTGGAAGAAATCAATTTTTCTTTTGGATCCCAATCATCTCCCATAATGGCAGACATCTTGGATTTGAATGTGGCATCAGATTGGTTTGAAATGTAATAACCCAATATATTATGAGCTACATTATCAGATTCTTTAGATACTTTTGTGATTAAGTCCTTGAGAGAATACTCTTTATTATCCTCTTTTTTAGGAAGACTACCACTTCCCTCTGGTTTATAAGAACCTGGAAAATCATTGACTTCAGATACGTATTTTACAGTCGTATCTAACTGATAAAGACCCTCATTTATTTTTTCTTGCGCATAATAAAGATAAGGGAGTTTCAAAACACTAGCTGCATACATCTTTTCATCTTGATTGATACCAGCTTCTTTTCCAGTAGTCAGTTGCTTAACATAAATAGAGAATGAATCCTTCTGATATTTTTCCGATAACATTTCTTGGACCTTACTCATCCGATTGTCTTCTTCAGAAGTTGATTCTTTAGCTACCCATCCAACCTGATCAATATGTAGAAATTCTCTTCCTTCTACAAACATGGTCTTGTCAATCGATACTTGCGAATAAGCTGATAAGGATGATTTCACTTCTTTTAAGTCATAAGGACTATTGTACAGTTTAAAATCAGATTCTAACCATACTTTTTTTATTGTTGGAGTTACCTCTGATTGATCATATAAAAATCGTTTGTCCGCAGCTATAAATTGATGATTTGATAGCTTAAATACCGGAATTCCTTGTTTATTTAAGCGCCACTCGGTTATTTGGAAACTTGTTTTGGGAGTCAATTTTCCAGATTCCACTACTAAATCTTCATTCGCATAAACAGGAACCTCTCCATAAACCATGGGAAAACTTAGCTTTTCTCTAAAATAAATACCAAAGTCAGATTGTGAAAGGTAATAAATTTCTTTCGAAGTATAGACGACTTCTTTTTCTGTGCTAACGACTTTTGAAATGGTCAAAAAACTTGGTAGCAACAAAATAATTAAGAATTTACGCATTCTTCCTTTCCTTTTCTTCTTGTAAACGCAATAATTGATTTTTATCAGCCAACTCTTCCAGCTTTTCATCTGATAAACTCAAAAATTGCTCTATTACGTCTAGTAAATTTTCCATTTTATCACCTTTGAAGTAAGTCAGGAATCGTATAAACTATTTCCCTCGACTTAGAATAATAGTACTTCGCTCGTGTATATTTGGCAGCATAATCCTCATCTTTCAACTTGGTAGCAAATGCTGTCTCCTTATCCTTTTCATCGCTCAAAGTTTGATACTGAGTTTGCAAGTCTGTTAATTGCTGACGTCTTTGGAGTAATTGCTGATAACTCTGCGCTAAATTAAAAGTTGGCAAGATAAATAATAGCATAATCAAAATCAATACCCACCCCATAAAACGATTCCGTTTTTGTCGTTCTTTCATCAGGTAGCGACGACGTTGATATTCATTTTGAATAAAAGAATTATTCAATTGTACAATATTTTTAGACATTTTCTTCTACCCGTGTTTCACTGATAATTTCATACATGCCTGCTGCATCTTCTTTTTTTGTACTATCTTTCATCTCTAGTACTTTGACAAGTAGCAACTTATTTCCAAAACGAATTTCAACTTGGTCATTAACTTTCAAATCCGTTGAACTTTTGGCCAAGATTCCATTCACCTTGATTCTGCCTTTATCTGCTACTTCTTTTGCGACTGTACGACGCTTGATAATTCGCGATACTTTTAAATATTTGTCTAATCTCATCCTTATTACCTCAACTTATTATTGTATCATTTTTATCTATTTTATAGAAGAAAAATATCAAATGGAATTTTCTTTCTTAGACTCTTTTATCTCTAATAAACTTTCTCCAAAAATCAGCAGACTCTCTAAAATTTCATAATCTTTCTTATTTTGGACATCAAATACAAGCTCCATTAATCCCTTATTCTCAGCGATGCCCGCTTTAAAGTTCGTTGCGGATAAAGCTTTAAAATAATCTTGAGCTAAAAATAGTCGTTGAGTGACTTTTTCAAATTGAACTGTAATTTTATTATCTTTTCTTTCCACACGTTGAACAAAAACCTTGTCCAAATATGACTTGACTAAACCAATCTCTAAAAGATAGGCTACTACATCTGGGTATTCTCCAAAACGGTCTATCAACTCCTCTTGTAACTCTTCATAATTGACACGGTTGTCAATTTGACGAATTTTCTTGTAAATTTCAATCTTATGTCGTTGATCAGAAATATAAGTATCAGGAAGATAGGCATCAATTTGCAAAATCAACTCAGCATTCCCTTTGGTTCTTGTGTTAGTGTTAGCATTACCGTTTCGTTTAGCAATAGCTTCCTCTAATAACTGCGAATACAATTCAAAACCAACAGAATCAATGAAACCAGACTGGGATTTTCCTAGGAGATTCCCTGCTCCACGAATCGAAAGATCTCGCATAGCAATCTTAAATCCGGATCCCAATTCTGTAAATCCTTTAATCGCTTCTAATCTCTTTTCAGAGACTTCACTAATCGATTTTTCTGGACGATACATGAGATAGGCATAAGCAATACGATTACTACGACCGACTCTTCCTCTTAACTGATACAAGGTTGACAAACCCATATGGTCCGCATTTTCAATAAATAAAGTATTAGCATTTGGAATGTCCACCCCTGTCTCAATAATGGTAGTCGTCACCAAGATATCGTATTGTCCCTCAATAAAGTCTAGTAGAGTATTTTCCAACTGGATTTCACTCATTCGACCATGAACATACCCAATCGAAGCCTCTGGAATCAACTCCTGTAATTCTGAAACCTTCTGGTCAATCGTGTCAACTTTATTGTAAAGATAGTAAACTTGACCTCCACGCTCCATTTCACGCAAAACAGCATCACGAATGACACTATCTTTCTTTTCCAAAACATAGGTTTGCACTGGATAACGATTAGTCGGCGGAGTTTCAATAACAGACAAATCTCTGATTCCCAGCATAGACATGTGAAGGGTACGAGGAATTGGCGTTGCTGTCAAGGTCAGGACATCTACTTGTTTTTTCAGTTCTTTCAAGGTTTCCTTATGCTTGACACCAAATCGCTGTTCCTCATCAATAATCATCAAGCCCAAATCAGCAAACACAACATCTTTTGACAAAACACGATGTGTTCCAATCAAAATATCAACTTGACCGTTTTTCAATTTTTCAAGTGTTTCAGTCTGCTCTTTTTTACTTCTAAAGCGACTCAACACATCAATATTAACTGCAAAATTTTGGAATCGCTCCTTAAAATTTGTATAGTGCTGTTGCGCTAAAACCGTCGTCGGAACTAAGACGACAACCTGTTTGTGATCATTGACTGCCTTAAAGGCTGCACGCATAGCAACTTCAGTCTTTCCAAAACCAACATCCCCAACTAAAAGTCGATCCATTGGCTGAGAAGTCTGCATATCTCTCTTGATTTCCTCAACACTACGAAGTTGATCATCCGTTTCAACATAAGGAAAGGCATCATCAAAAGCATGTTGATCTTCATCATCAGCTGAAAAAGCAAAACCCTTCAACTGGCTGCGTTCAGAGTAGAGTTTAATTAAATCGTCAGCTATATCCTCTACCTGGTTCTTAACTTTTTGCTTGGCCTTTTTAAAATGACCGTCATTCAATTTATTGAGTTTAGGAGCTTTCCCATCACTTGAAATATATTTAGACAGTAGATGAATCTGTTCTACGGGGATAGAAATTTGATCACCATTTTGGTATTGGACGCTAACATAATCGCGGTGAATCCCCTTGATTTCAATTGTTTCAATTCCTAGATATTGACCAATCCCATGAATATGGTGAACAACGTAATCTCCTTTTTCAAGTTCATTGTAATCTTTTAATCTCTCTGCGTTTGAAACATGCTGTCTTCGAAAACGACGTTTCAATTTCTTTTGAAAAATCTCATGTTCAGTTATCAATAAAACCTTTTCATCTACAAAATGAAAACCATGTCTGAGATTGCCCTCGATTAAGTTTACAGATTCTTGACAGATTCTTGACTTATCTCTAGAATCCAATTTAATCTGATATTCCTCTAACACATCCTCCAATGTTTTACTTCCCATTGAATTGCTAGACTGCAGAATAATGGTGTAATCCATTTTTTTATATCGTTCAATTTCTTCTTTTAAAAAAGAAAATTGATTGAAAAACTCCTGCATAGGATATTGATTAAATTGATAAATTTGGTCAAACTTGAGATTTCCTAACCCCTTTTGCAGATTAGAGAAAAAGGTAACCGGACTCTGTTTTTTATAGATTTGCTCTGTATCAGCAAAATACTTCATCTCAGAAAATGCTTTACTATTCTGTAACTCTTCTGTAAAGTATTGCGCTAATTCTCTTTCAAAGACTTCATACTGATTCATCAATTTTTGATAATCATCAAAGAATATTGGGGTATCTTTTTCAATATAGTCAAAAACAGTCCATATTTTGTCATAACACAAAGATAAAAATTTCCTGGAATCAGAATGAATTTGTTTTTGGTGAAAACTTGAAAGAATTTCTTCTAAGTATGATTTTAAAATAGGTGATAAAGTCTTTGAAATTTGTTTTTCTAAAGCTGACTGACCTCGTTGATAATCCTTTTCTCTCAAAATTATGTCGCTAGCTGGAAATATGGTGAGTTCTGTCTGATTTTCTTTCGATAATTGTGTTTCGACTTCAAATAACCTAATACCATCGACTTCATCACCAAAAAACTCAATTCGGCAAGGTTCTAACTGGGATATTTCAAAAATATCTAAAATATCTCCTCGCAGACTAAATTCGCCCTGAGTTTGTACTTGTGTAACTTTTCGATAGCCTATCTCTTTTAACTGATGGATAAGTGCGTGTTGGTCATATTCTTCACCAACTGCAATTTTTATAATGCTTTCTTTAAATCCAGTCGGAGAAGGTAAAAACAATCGACTTGCTGCAATATTACAAACTAAAATCCCTCTCCTAGATGAATCAGTCAAAAAACGCAAGGCTTCAACCCGTGAAATGATTTTTTCTTGTGAAGACATCAAAAACTCGACCATAGGGGAGTCATCTACCAAAAATGGATAGACAAGTTCCTCACCCAAGATAGAGATAAGATCACTAACAAGTCCTTCTGCTTCTCCATAAGTTGATGTCAATAAAACAATCTTATCTTCTTTTTCTAAACTGCTTGCAATTGCAAGAGCCTTAGTAGACGTTGATAAACCTAGTATTAGTTGTCTTTTCTTATCTGTTAAATTTTGATGCCATTTTTTTATCTGATCATTTTCTGAGAATAAATCTAATAAGGTCACCATTTATCCGTTATACCTCTGCATCGTTTTTTCAAAGTTTTTCTCTTGTAAATAGTAGTTTACAGAATCGTCAACCTTGTCAATAGACTGTAAAATACCGATATAATCATCCCTGTCAAACTTACTCAAAACATGGTTAACAACCGACATGCCATTTTTAGGTCTTCCGATTCCAATCTTAACACGATTAAAGGTCTGAGTCCCCATATGTTGAATAATAGACTTGATACCATTATGACCACCTGCGGATCCCTTTGCTCTTAAACGAATCTTTCCAACTTCCATGTCAAGATCATCGTAAATGATGAGTAAATCTTCAATATCCAAACCATAATAAGTCAATAAAGCATGAACCGCTTTTCCACTTTCATTCATAAAGGTCGTTGGTTTGACAAGATAAATTTTTTCTCCATTTAGGAAAAAGGATGCTAGGTCAGCTTGAAATATCTTATCGTGTGTAAAAGTGACATTCTGTTTCTTCGCTAGTTGGTCAATCAACATAAATCCAACATTGTGTTTTGTTTCAAAATATTTTTCCCCTGGATTTCCCAAGCCTACAAGTAATTTAGTCATTTATTTTTCCTTTCAAAAGCCAAAAGGGTTGGAATTTTTTTC
Above is a genomic segment from Streptococcus sp. SN-1 containing:
- a CDS encoding SP_0009 family protein translates to MENLLDVIEQFLSLSDEKLEELADKNQLLRLQEEKERKNA
- a CDS encoding septum formation initiator family protein, with product MSKNIVQLNNSFIQNEYQRRRYLMKERQKRNRFMGWVLILIMLLFILPTFNLAQSYQQLLQRRQQLTDLQTQYQTLSDEKDKETAFATKLKDEDYAAKYTRAKYYYSKSREIVYTIPDLLQR
- a CDS encoding RNA-binding S4 domain-containing protein yields the protein MRLDKYLKVSRIIKRRTVAKEVADKGRIKVNGILAKSSTDLKVNDQVEIRFGNKLLLVKVLEMKDSTKKEDAAGMYEIISETRVEENV
- the pth gene encoding aminoacyl-tRNA hydrolase, with protein sequence MTKLLVGLGNPGEKYFETKHNVGFMLIDQLAKKQNVTFTHDKIFQADLASFFLNGEKIYLVKPTTFMNESGKAVHALLTYYGLDIEDLLIIYDDLDMEVGKIRLRAKGSAGGHNGIKSIIQHMGTQTFNRVKIGIGRPKNGMSVVNHVLSKFDRDDYIGILQSIDKVDDSVNYYLQEKNFEKTMQRYNG
- the mfd gene encoding transcription-repair coupling factor, giving the protein MVTLLDLFSENDQIKKWHQNLTDKKRQLILGLSTSTKALAIASSLEKEDKIVLLTSTYGEAEGLVSDLISILGEELVYPFLVDDSPMVEFLMSSQEKIISRVEALRFLTDSSRRGILVCNIAASRLFLPSPTGFKESIIKIAVGEEYDQHALIHQLKEIGYRKVTQVQTQGEFSLRGDILDIFEISQLEPCRIEFFGDEVDGIRLFEVETQLSKENQTELTIFPASDIILREKDYQRGQSALEKQISKTLSPILKSYLEEILSSFHQKQIHSDSRKFLSLCYDKIWTVFDYIEKDTPIFFDDYQKLMNQYEVFERELAQYFTEELQNSKAFSEMKYFADTEQIYKKQSPVTFFSNLQKGLGNLKFDQIYQFNQYPMQEFFNQFSFLKEEIERYKKMDYTIILQSSNSMGSKTLEDVLEEYQIKLDSRDKSRICQESVNLIEGNLRHGFHFVDEKVLLITEHEIFQKKLKRRFRRQHVSNAERLKDYNELEKGDYVVHHIHGIGQYLGIETIEIKGIHRDYVSVQYQNGDQISIPVEQIHLLSKYISSDGKAPKLNKLNDGHFKKAKQKVKNQVEDIADDLIKLYSERSQLKGFAFSADDEDQHAFDDAFPYVETDDQLRSVEEIKRDMQTSQPMDRLLVGDVGFGKTEVAMRAAFKAVNDHKQVVVLVPTTVLAQQHYTNFKERFQNFAVNIDVLSRFRSKKEQTETLEKLKNGQVDILIGTHRVLSKDVVFADLGLMIIDEEQRFGVKHKETLKELKKQVDVLTLTATPIPRTLHMSMLGIRDLSVIETPPTNRYPVQTYVLEKKDSVIRDAVLREMERGGQVYYLYNKVDTIDQKVSELQELIPEASIGYVHGRMSEIQLENTLLDFIEGQYDILVTTTIIETGVDIPNANTLFIENADHMGLSTLYQLRGRVGRSNRIAYAYLMYRPEKSISEVSEKRLEAIKGFTELGSGFKIAMRDLSIRGAGNLLGKSQSGFIDSVGFELYSQLLEEAIAKRNGNANTNTRTKGNAELILQIDAYLPDTYISDQRHKIEIYKKIRQIDNRVNYEELQEELIDRFGEYPDVVAYLLEIGLVKSYLDKVFVQRVERKDNKITVQFEKVTQRLFLAQDYFKALSATNFKAGIAENKGLMELVFDVQNKKDYEILESLLIFGESLLEIKESKKENSI
- a CDS encoding serine hydrolase → MRKFLIILLLPSFLTISKVVSTEKEVVYTSKEIYYLSQSDFGIYFREKLSFPMVYGEVPVYANEDLVVESGKLTPKTSFQITEWRLNKQGIPVFKLSNHQFIAADKRFLYDQSEVTPTIKKVWLESDFKLYNSPYDLKEVKSSLSAYSQVSIDKTMFVEGREFLHIDQVGWVAKESTSEEDNRMSKVQEMLSEKYQKDSFSIYVKQLTTGKEAGINQDEKMYAASVLKLPYLYYAQEKINEGLYQLDTTVKYVSEVNDFPGSYKPEGSGSLPKKEDNKEYSLKDLITKVSKESDNVAHNILGYYISNQSDATFKSKMSAIMGDDWDPKEKLISSKMAGKVMEAIYNQNGFVLESLTKTDFDNQRIAKGVSVKVAHKIGDADEFKHDTGVVYADSPFILSIFTKNSDYDTISQISKDVYEVLK